One Phocaeicola dorei genomic region harbors:
- a CDS encoding o-succinylbenzoate synthase: MFQTQIIKKQLHFKQPAGTSRGVYTTRDVWYILLTDTGSRHYGVGECAPLPALSCDDIPSYDEVLATACKNLEKNGEIDREALLPYPSILFGMETALLHFRARSLQFWHTPFSKGKEGIPINGLIWMGNFDEMYRRIGEKMQQGFRCIKLKIGAIDFEKELELLAHIRQHFTPAQIELRVDANGAFSPTDALEKLHRLSEFQLHSIEQPIRAGQWDEMARLCAATPFPIALDEELIGINRRDRKIELLETIRPQYIILKPSLHGGISGSEEWMELAAERGIGSWVTSALESNIGLNAIAQWCATLQPALPQGLGTGLLFTDNIDYPLHIEGDCLWFHPEEQEPDLLNWLKQ, encoded by the coding sequence ATGTTCCAAACCCAAATTATAAAAAAACAATTACACTTCAAGCAACCTGCCGGTACTTCCAGAGGAGTATATACTACCCGGGATGTATGGTACATCCTCCTCACCGACACCGGCAGCCGCCACTATGGCGTGGGTGAATGCGCCCCTCTCCCTGCCCTGAGCTGTGATGATATCCCCTCATACGACGAGGTGTTGGCCACTGCCTGCAAGAACCTGGAAAAGAATGGGGAAATAGACCGGGAAGCCTTGCTTCCCTATCCGTCCATCCTGTTCGGTATGGAAACCGCCCTGCTGCATTTCCGGGCACGCAGCCTGCAATTCTGGCACACCCCGTTCAGCAAAGGCAAAGAGGGTATCCCCATCAACGGACTCATCTGGATGGGAAACTTTGACGAGATGTACCGGCGCATCGGGGAAAAGATGCAGCAAGGTTTCCGCTGCATCAAACTCAAAATAGGCGCTATCGACTTTGAAAAGGAACTGGAGCTGCTGGCGCACATCCGCCAGCATTTCACCCCAGCCCAAATCGAACTGCGTGTAGATGCCAACGGTGCTTTCTCTCCTACCGATGCCCTCGAAAAGTTACATCGTCTTTCCGAATTCCAGCTCCATTCCATCGAACAGCCCATCCGTGCGGGACAATGGGATGAAATGGCCCGACTCTGTGCCGCCACCCCCTTTCCCATTGCACTGGATGAAGAGCTGATAGGCATCAACCGGCGCGACCGGAAAATAGAATTGCTGGAAACCATCCGTCCTCAGTACATTATCCTGAAACCTTCTCTGCACGGAGGAATCAGCGGCTCCGAAGAATGGATGGAACTGGCGGCTGAAAGAGGCATCGGCTCATGGGTCACTTCCGCTCTGGAGTCCAATATCGGACTGAATGCCATCGCACAATGGTGTGCCACCTTGCAGCCCGCCCTCCCCCAAGGACTAGGTACCGGCTTGCTGTTTACCGACAATATAGACTATCCGCTTCACATCGAAGGGGACTGCCTTTGGTTCCACCCCGAAGAACAAGAACCCGATTTACTAAACTGGCTGAAACAATGA
- the menD gene encoding 2-succinyl-5-enolpyruvyl-6-hydroxy-3-cyclohexene-1-carboxylic-acid synthase: MYSDKKNILQLVALLKAHGVRKIVLCPGSRNAAIVHTLANIEDFTCYSVTDERSAGFFAIGLSLQGGGPAAVCCTSGSALLNLHPAVAEAFYQQVPLIVISADRPAAWIGQMDGQTLPQPHVFGTLVKMSVNLPEVHTEEDEWFCNRLINEAILETTHHGKGPVHINVPISEPIYRFTAKTLPEARVITRYQGLSVYDRDYKELIERLNKYNKRMVVVGQMNLIYLFEKKYVKPLYKHFAWLTEHLGNQTIPGIPIKNFDAAVYSMTPERQEDMAPEILITYGGHIVSKQLKKYLRNHPPREHWHVAADGKIADLYGCLTTVIEMDPFEFLEKIAFLLDNKPTHYPLMWENYCKTIPMPDLAYSEISVIGKLIQALPEPCALHLANSSTVRYAQLFTVPPRVEICCNRGVNGIEGSLSTAIGYAAASSKLNFIIIGDLSFFYDMNALWNQNYGANIRILLLNNEGGEIFHTLPGMDKSSRSREFITAEHYTTAKGWAEERGFIYMKVTGEEELEEAMQPFTSPETRMQPMLLEVFTDKEKDTTLLREYYHGLKNKNE; the protein is encoded by the coding sequence ATGTATTCAGACAAAAAGAACATACTTCAGTTGGTGGCACTTCTCAAAGCGCACGGTGTGCGGAAAATAGTGCTTTGTCCCGGCAGCCGTAATGCTGCCATCGTACACACTCTGGCCAATATAGAGGACTTCACTTGTTATTCTGTAACCGATGAACGCAGTGCCGGTTTTTTTGCTATCGGCCTATCTTTACAAGGGGGAGGTCCTGCCGCAGTATGCTGCACCTCCGGTTCGGCCCTGCTGAACCTGCACCCTGCCGTAGCCGAAGCTTTTTACCAACAAGTACCTCTGATTGTCATTTCTGCCGACCGCCCCGCCGCCTGGATAGGACAAATGGACGGACAAACCCTGCCCCAGCCCCATGTGTTCGGAACGTTAGTCAAGATGTCTGTCAACCTGCCCGAAGTACATACAGAGGAAGACGAATGGTTTTGCAACCGCCTCATCAACGAAGCCATACTGGAAACCACCCACCACGGCAAAGGACCCGTACATATCAATGTACCCATTTCCGAACCCATCTACCGCTTCACCGCCAAAACACTTCCCGAGGCACGTGTCATCACCCGTTATCAGGGACTGAGCGTGTACGACCGTGACTATAAGGAACTGATCGAACGGCTGAACAAGTACAACAAGCGCATGGTCGTGGTAGGCCAGATGAATCTGATTTACCTGTTCGAGAAAAAATATGTGAAACCGCTTTATAAACATTTCGCCTGGTTGACGGAACATCTGGGCAACCAGACCATCCCCGGCATTCCTATCAAGAATTTCGACGCCGCCGTTTATTCCATGACGCCGGAGCGCCAGGAAGACATGGCCCCCGAAATACTGATTACCTACGGCGGACATATCGTATCCAAGCAATTGAAGAAATACCTGCGCAATCATCCCCCGCGCGAACATTGGCATGTTGCCGCCGACGGGAAGATAGCCGATTTATACGGTTGCCTGACCACCGTCATCGAGATGGATCCGTTTGAGTTCTTGGAAAAAATAGCTTTCCTGCTGGACAACAAACCGACCCATTATCCGCTGATGTGGGAAAACTATTGCAAAACCATTCCGATGCCGGATCTTGCTTATTCCGAAATCTCCGTTATCGGAAAACTCATTCAGGCATTACCCGAACCCTGTGCCCTGCATCTGGCAAACAGCTCCACCGTGCGCTATGCACAGTTATTTACAGTTCCTCCCCGGGTGGAAATCTGTTGCAACCGGGGCGTGAACGGCATAGAAGGCTCCCTGTCCACCGCCATCGGTTATGCCGCCGCTTCCAGCAAGCTGAATTTCATCATCATAGGCGACTTGAGCTTCTTCTATGATATGAACGCACTGTGGAATCAAAATTACGGTGCCAACATCCGCATCCTGTTACTGAATAACGAAGGAGGAGAAATATTCCATACCCTGCCTGGAATGGACAAATCAAGCCGTTCCCGGGAGTTTATCACAGCCGAGCATTACACCACCGCCAAAGGCTGGGCGGAAGAACGTGGCTTTATTTACATGAAAGTGACCGGAGAAGAAGAGCTGGAAGAAGCGATGCAGCCATTCACCTCACCCGAGACAAGGATGCAACCCATGCTGCTGGAGGTGTTTACCGACAAGGAAAAAGACACCACCCTATTAAGAGAATATTATCACGGACTTAAAAATAAAAATGAATAA
- the menB gene encoding 1,4-dihydroxy-2-naphthoyl-CoA synthase, with product METRKWKTIKEYQDILFDFYNGIAKITINRPRYRNAFTPTTTSEISDALYYCRECQDINVVVLTGAGDKAFCSGGDMHVKGHGGYIGTDGVPRLNVLDVQKQIRSLPKPVIAMVNGYAIGGGHVLHVVCDLTIASENAIFGQTGPKVGSFDAGFGSSYLARIVGQKKAREIWFLCRQYSAQEALEMGLVNTVVPFDRLEDETVAWAEKMMEHSPLALRMIKAGLNAELDGQAGIQELAGDATMLYYMTEEAQEGGKAFLEKRKPRFQDYPKFP from the coding sequence ATGGAAACAAGAAAATGGAAAACCATCAAAGAATATCAAGATATTCTGTTTGACTTTTACAACGGAATAGCGAAAATCACCATCAACCGTCCGCGTTACCGCAACGCGTTCACCCCCACCACTACTTCGGAAATCAGCGACGCCCTGTATTACTGCCGCGAGTGCCAGGATATCAATGTAGTGGTTCTGACCGGAGCAGGTGACAAAGCCTTCTGCAGCGGGGGAGATATGCACGTAAAAGGTCATGGCGGTTATATCGGCACAGATGGAGTTCCCCGTCTGAATGTGCTGGACGTACAAAAGCAAATCCGGTCACTGCCAAAACCGGTCATCGCCATGGTAAACGGTTACGCCATCGGCGGCGGCCATGTGCTGCATGTGGTATGCGATCTGACCATTGCCTCAGAAAATGCCATTTTCGGACAGACAGGTCCCAAGGTAGGCAGCTTCGACGCCGGATTCGGCTCTTCCTATCTGGCACGCATCGTAGGGCAGAAGAAAGCCCGTGAAATATGGTTCCTTTGCCGTCAATACTCCGCACAGGAAGCACTGGAAATGGGATTAGTCAATACAGTCGTTCCTTTCGACCGCCTGGAAGACGAAACCGTGGCATGGGCAGAAAAGATGATGGAGCACAGCCCGCTCGCTCTTCGTATGATCAAAGCCGGACTGAATGCCGAACTGGACGGACAAGCCGGCATACAAGAACTTGCCGGAGATGCCACCATGCTGTATTACATGACAGAGGAAGCGCAGGAAGGAGGGAAGGCATTTTTGGAAAAACGCAAGCCACGGTTCCAGGATTATCCGAAGTTCCCATAA
- a CDS encoding helix-turn-helix domain-containing protein: MLYNTPKPQDTKEGLSDQDFSIYMDAHTVPFSKYPSYLPEGVLGMCTEGNAEIQIGLRKYVICANDILIFMPGFLVSFIKSSLTFTIDYCTFSNALFYDVINGSIKRFPTGFHTYTQTHCIYSLSQEKAEQFSLYFRLLYNRATSPTYLFTKESITNLLKLPFLELYADYYSTVKEHKVTTLHKEEIGYFFLDLLLKHYKENKEVAFYAEKLHVSSKYLTEALTLVSGKSPKEWIIHYTLQEIYALLENPSISIQEIVQRTRFANLATLRRFFKRHTGTSLLQYRKQDLYKNNQQ, translated from the coding sequence ATGTTATATAATACCCCAAAACCACAGGATACCAAAGAAGGACTGTCCGATCAAGATTTCAGTATTTATATGGATGCGCACACAGTGCCTTTCAGCAAATACCCCTCTTATCTGCCGGAAGGAGTTTTGGGTATGTGTACTGAAGGGAATGCCGAGATCCAGATTGGTCTCCGGAAATATGTTATTTGTGCAAACGACATTCTTATTTTCATGCCGGGATTCTTGGTTTCATTTATAAAATCCAGTCTGACTTTCACCATCGATTATTGTACTTTTTCAAATGCCCTTTTTTATGACGTGATCAATGGAAGTATCAAACGTTTTCCGACCGGTTTTCATACCTACACCCAAACCCACTGCATCTATTCGCTATCCCAAGAGAAAGCGGAACAGTTCTCCCTCTATTTCCGGTTACTATACAACAGAGCTACTTCTCCAACTTATTTATTTACAAAAGAATCTATTACCAATCTGCTGAAATTACCTTTTCTGGAACTTTATGCAGACTATTACAGCACAGTAAAAGAACATAAAGTCACCACCTTGCATAAAGAAGAAATCGGATACTTTTTTCTGGATTTGCTGTTAAAGCATTACAAAGAAAACAAAGAAGTGGCGTTCTATGCCGAAAAGTTGCATGTTTCCTCCAAATACCTGACTGAAGCCTTGACTCTGGTAAGTGGAAAATCCCCCAAAGAATGGATTATACATTATACCCTGCAAGAGATTTACGCATTATTGGAGAATCCATCCATCAGCATACAGGAAATCGTTCAAAGAACCCGGTTTGCCAATCTTGCCACCTTAAGACGTTTCTTCAAGCGGCATACCGGAACATCCCTGTTGCAATACCGGAAACAGGACTTATACAAAAATAATCAACAATAG
- a CDS encoding DEAD/DEAH box helicase produces the protein MLRDYQIEMKTRLMEAWKAHRSVMVQMPTGTGKTHLLASVVSEFVSSAGSGVWLIAHRRELVAQMEETLAKYGIRREDTPVRVMSVQWLSRHWNEAGDAPGLIVIDEAHHALAASYTEMWKRYPAAKKLGVTATPCRLNRRGFTELFEVLVTSWSIAEFIEKGVLSVFDYVSIRPGSEEQRLIDGLEKRGADGDYQVKEMDAVLNRRPGIERLYRSVRQFASGKKGMVYAISIEHARRIAEYYSRWGVNAVAVDSKTPAMERKRMVEEFRHGKIEVLVNVDVFSEGFDCPDVEFVQLARPTLSLAKYLQQVGRGLRRSEGKEACMLIDNVGLYRIFGLPTQRWNWDAMFRGRMAGKGSLPGRMNCDASVTAFPVVERPAEAGGDLVMVMEHGRLLSSIREQALPDEKEQSPSCRLRAFVDKETGLWGLEKGDEMLPDVSFKEILSIKGRFAVGRLRNGCVRVLNDTGALVAELGHCCEVRLLKDDLLQVRHAGNSVSYVDLRNGRCYAVRPRVLRYGSIELLQVNRTYYSRTRQVYANTCGLPSSSIVWMGFYVKMYDGRVPFRCRRMEDGGFCCEPQVCLLEGDEERAYYLSGRLSDQSIVVMDEEGRYYHVEKGHGKRYVACNRPSDRSEDFDEAVALLRRQADERVEKHLQEEKCETERKRQRIISRSVEAVPFQIGVKWGLRTAEQILIPPVYRRILRPVGGYCAYQDSSCQWGVLTVDGRIIIRARYMEVEIDRDGTARLTLVPGKMETVKLTD, from the coding sequence ATGTTGCGGGATTATCAGATAGAGATGAAAACACGTCTGATGGAAGCGTGGAAAGCTCACCGGAGTGTGATGGTGCAGATGCCTACCGGTACGGGCAAGACACATCTGCTGGCATCTGTGGTCAGTGAGTTTGTGTCTTCTGCAGGCAGCGGGGTATGGCTTATTGCCCATCGTAGGGAACTGGTGGCGCAAATGGAGGAAACGCTGGCTAAATATGGTATCCGGAGGGAGGATACTCCGGTCAGGGTAATGTCTGTCCAATGGCTATCCCGGCACTGGAATGAGGCGGGTGATGCTCCGGGACTGATTGTGATAGACGAGGCTCATCATGCCTTAGCCGCTTCTTACACGGAGATGTGGAAGCGTTATCCTGCCGCAAAGAAACTGGGTGTGACTGCCACACCTTGCCGCTTGAACCGTAGGGGGTTCACGGAACTGTTCGAGGTGCTGGTTACTTCGTGGAGTATTGCCGAGTTTATTGAAAAAGGCGTGTTGTCTGTGTTCGATTATGTATCCATCCGTCCCGGCAGCGAGGAGCAGCGGCTCATTGACGGTCTGGAGAAACGGGGGGCCGATGGGGATTATCAGGTGAAAGAGATGGATGCGGTACTGAACAGGCGTCCCGGTATCGAGCGCCTGTACCGCAGTGTCAGGCAGTTTGCTTCCGGCAAGAAGGGGATGGTGTATGCCATCAGCATTGAACATGCCCGGCGGATAGCGGAGTATTACAGCAGGTGGGGAGTGAATGCGGTGGCTGTGGACAGCAAGACTCCTGCTATGGAACGCAAGCGGATGGTGGAGGAGTTCAGACATGGAAAAATCGAGGTGCTGGTGAATGTGGATGTATTTAGCGAGGGGTTCGACTGTCCCGATGTGGAGTTTGTACAACTGGCCCGTCCTACTTTGTCACTGGCTAAATATTTGCAGCAGGTAGGACGCGGATTGCGGAGATCGGAGGGCAAGGAGGCGTGTATGCTGATAGACAATGTGGGGCTGTACCGCATTTTCGGGCTTCCTACACAGCGATGGAACTGGGATGCTATGTTCCGGGGACGGATGGCGGGAAAGGGGAGTTTGCCCGGACGGATGAATTGTGATGCTTCCGTTACCGCTTTTCCGGTGGTGGAAAGGCCGGCTGAAGCCGGTGGGGACTTGGTGATGGTTATGGAGCACGGGCGTTTGCTTTCTTCCATCAGAGAGCAGGCTTTGCCGGATGAGAAGGAGCAGTCACCGTCATGCAGGCTGAGGGCATTTGTAGATAAGGAAACAGGTCTTTGGGGATTGGAAAAGGGAGATGAGATGCTGCCGGACGTTTCGTTTAAAGAGATTTTGAGTATCAAAGGACGTTTTGCCGTGGGGAGGCTTCGGAACGGGTGTGTCCGGGTACTGAATGATACGGGGGCTTTGGTGGCCGAACTGGGGCATTGCTGTGAGGTGAGATTGCTGAAAGATGATTTGTTGCAAGTCCGTCATGCCGGGAATTCGGTGTCTTATGTGGATTTACGGAACGGCCGGTGTTATGCTGTCCGCCCGCGTGTCCTCAGATACGGGAGCATAGAATTGTTACAGGTGAACCGTACTTATTACAGCAGGACAAGGCAGGTGTATGCCAATACATGCGGGTTGCCTTCTTCGTCCATTGTGTGGATGGGGTTTTATGTGAAGATGTACGATGGCAGAGTGCCTTTCCGATGCCGCCGCATGGAAGATGGAGGCTTTTGTTGTGAACCGCAGGTTTGTCTGTTGGAGGGGGATGAGGAGCGTGCTTATTACCTGAGCGGACGGTTGTCGGATCAAAGTATTGTGGTGATGGATGAGGAGGGACGGTATTATCATGTGGAGAAAGGACATGGAAAGCGTTATGTGGCTTGTAACCGTCCGTCGGACCGGAGTGAGGATTTTGATGAGGCGGTGGCATTGCTCCGAAGGCAGGCGGATGAGCGTGTGGAGAAACATTTGCAGGAGGAAAAGTGCGAGACTGAACGGAAACGGCAGCGTATAATCAGCAGGAGTGTGGAGGCCGTACCTTTTCAGATAGGAGTGAAATGGGGGTTGAGGACAGCGGAGCAGATTTTGATTCCACCTGTCTATCGGAGAATATTGCGTCCGGTGGGTGGTTATTGCGCCTATCAGGACAGCTCCTGCCAGTGGGGGGTGCTGACTGTAGACGGAAGGATCATTATCCGGGCCCGGTATATGGAGGTGGAGATAGACAGGGATGGAACGGCGCGTCTTACTTTGGTTCCGGGGAAGATGGAAACGGTGAAGCTGACGGATTAA
- a CDS encoding BT4734/BF3469 family protein, producing MKEYIMSFFNAPVTNKIPTCICSVAGLHTYISTNPQLEELTHKVRAGLGDKQAFRKNKQTLLPYVTPAGIFSYCKEQCMQVPSGLFVIDIDELASTEEAAMWRDRLFADEVLHPVLSFVSPGNQGVKLFIPYRINPFLSVEESFDNALHTAWEYLEWKYELKVDRANADLSRACFLSHDGEAKINNHKY from the coding sequence ATGAAAGAATACATCATGTCATTTTTCAATGCACCCGTCACCAATAAAATACCCACATGTATATGCAGTGTGGCAGGGCTTCATACCTACATCAGCACCAATCCGCAACTGGAAGAACTGACGCATAAAGTCAGAGCCGGACTCGGAGACAAGCAAGCGTTCCGAAAGAATAAACAGACCCTTTTACCGTATGTCACTCCGGCAGGTATCTTCTCTTACTGCAAAGAACAATGCATGCAAGTTCCTTCGGGCCTCTTTGTCATAGATATTGACGAACTGGCTTCCACCGAAGAAGCGGCAATGTGGCGCGACCGCCTCTTTGCCGATGAAGTGCTGCACCCCGTACTTTCCTTTGTCAGCCCCGGAAACCAGGGAGTAAAACTGTTTATCCCTTACCGCATAAACCCTTTCCTGAGCGTGGAAGAATCCTTCGACAATGCCCTGCACACCGCATGGGAGTATCTGGAATGGAAATACGAGCTGAAAGTGGACAGGGCCAATGCCGACTTGTCCAGAGCCTGTTTTCTGTCGCACGACGGAGAAGCGAAAATCAATAACCATAAATATTAA
- a CDS encoding MmcQ/YjbR family DNA-binding protein, which produces MDIEEFRKYCLSLGDVSEKMPFGKFAARYDSILAFYVYGHMFCFIDIDNFTFVNVKSTSDEIEYIKERHVSVGNPINQSLKHWLQLNFDGDIPDTSIYTWVQRAFEIVRDKYTKPTTHKKKCSKPKL; this is translated from the coding sequence ATGGACATTGAAGAATTCAGAAAATATTGTCTTTCGTTAGGTGACGTTTCCGAAAAGATGCCATTTGGCAAATTTGCTGCAAGATATGATTCTATCCTTGCCTTTTATGTTTATGGACACATGTTCTGTTTTATAGACATTGACAATTTCACTTTTGTCAATGTCAAATCTACTTCGGACGAAATTGAGTATATAAAAGAGAGACATGTTTCAGTCGGCAATCCCATCAACCAAAGTCTGAAACATTGGCTTCAACTTAATTTTGATGGTGATATTCCCGACACGAGCATATACACATGGGTCCAACGCGCCTTTGAGATTGTCAGGGATAAATATACCAAACCAACTACACATAAAAAAAAATGTTCCAAACCCAAATTATAA
- a CDS encoding AMP-binding protein gives MTKFCTNRNKQTILIESIPYSNWEIEMVRMNIPADNRSFRQELFSFLSEWFDPADTLLVHTSGSTGKPKELYVEKERMMESACLTCSFLGLQKEDSALLCMPLQYIAGKMVVVRALVAGLDLLPVTPSGHPLKDLTKAPVFAAMIPMQVYNSLQVPEERAILQQIRHLIIGGGPIDSQLNAALKDFPHAVWSTYGMTETLSHIALRRLNGPEASDWYTPFESIQIRLSKENTLVIYAPEICGKELVTNDIAEINGQNQFRILGRKDNTINTGGVKVQIEQVEAALKEHLSVPFLITSAPDEKFGEIIVLLAEGQLPDDIEQTCTHQLPPYWRPKRFVPVFKLPLTETGKPDRAIAKLLAQK, from the coding sequence ATGACAAAATTCTGCACCAATAGAAACAAACAAACCATTCTGATAGAAAGCATCCCCTACTCCAATTGGGAAATTGAAATGGTAAGAATGAATATCCCTGCCGACAACCGAAGTTTCCGGCAGGAACTTTTCTCCTTTCTTTCCGAATGGTTTGACCCGGCAGACACCCTGCTGGTACATACTTCAGGCTCCACTGGCAAACCCAAGGAACTGTATGTAGAAAAAGAACGCATGATGGAAAGCGCCTGCCTCACCTGTTCCTTCCTCGGACTACAAAAAGAAGATTCCGCCCTGCTCTGTATGCCCTTGCAATACATTGCCGGAAAAATGGTGGTAGTACGTGCCTTGGTAGCGGGACTGGACTTGCTGCCTGTCACTCCATCCGGGCATCCTTTAAAAGACCTGACAAAAGCCCCCGTCTTTGCCGCCATGATCCCCATGCAAGTCTATAACTCACTGCAAGTTCCCGAAGAGAGAGCGATATTGCAACAAATCAGGCACCTCATTATCGGAGGTGGTCCTATCGACTCCCAATTGAACGCTGCGTTAAAAGATTTCCCCCATGCCGTATGGTCTACTTACGGCATGACCGAAACCTTATCACACATTGCCCTACGCAGACTGAACGGTCCTGAAGCTTCAGACTGGTACACCCCTTTCGAGAGCATACAGATCCGTCTGAGTAAAGAAAACACCTTGGTGATATACGCTCCCGAAATTTGCGGAAAAGAACTGGTGACCAATGACATAGCCGAGATAAACGGACAGAACCAATTCCGCATTCTAGGCAGAAAAGACAATACGATCAATACCGGAGGAGTGAAAGTGCAGATAGAACAAGTAGAGGCCGCATTGAAAGAACACCTGTCCGTTCCTTTCTTGATCACCTCCGCTCCCGACGAAAAATTCGGAGAAATCATTGTGCTGCTTGCCGAAGGGCAACTGCCCGACGACATAGAACAGACCTGCACACATCAATTACCTCCCTACTGGCGTCCCAAACGTTTTGTTCCGGTATTCAAACTTCCCCTGACAGAAACCGGGAAACCCGACCGTGCCATAGCCAAATTACTGGCGCAAAAATAA
- a CDS encoding DUF4250 domain-containing protein, whose protein sequence is MELPDDPMMLFSMVNMKLRDCYHSLDELCDDMNVDKELLVKKLKAAGFEYSKENNKFW, encoded by the coding sequence ATGGAATTACCTGATGACCCGATGATGCTTTTCAGCATGGTGAATATGAAACTTCGTGACTGCTATCATTCGCTGGACGAGCTTTGTGATGATATGAATGTAGACAAGGAGCTGTTGGTGAAAAAATTGAAGGCGGCCGGATTTGAGTATAGTAAGGAAAACAACAAGTTTTGGTAG